The Brassica napus cultivar Da-Ae chromosome C7, Da-Ae, whole genome shotgun sequence genome has a segment encoding these proteins:
- the LOC125590505 gene encoding uncharacterized protein LOC125590505 produces the protein MDHLERFEDLVSAIKANGVPEDYMFCKLFKYSLAGEASHWLKQLPPGSLTSRVEIKNAFLCHFFDEAHAEDLRSNIATFTKEPTESFRSSWIRLKSYQRDCPHHGFNRVQLLSTFFSGMAYQMALDSARDGNFNTRNPEEAIRLIENLASNNSTKNTDFKKKKITHALGKEQLEDVKAKLDSVHKLLKKQVSFAEDVEAVHVNNDMDEEEDVNFVSGSGFQNQRSGNQSGYRNCYGNGQKSGYNQSSQYQKTYSRNYNISNKPYENSYYQNQPQQT, from the coding sequence atggaccatctggagaggttcgaggatctagtTTCTGCTATCAAAGCCAATGGAGTTCCTGAGGACTATATGttttgcaagctcttcaagtactcacttgctggagaggcCTCAcactggcttaagcagttaccaccaggatctcttacaTCCAGGGTCgaaatcaagaatgcattcctatgccacttctttgatgaggcacaCGCTGAAGACTTAAGGAGTAATATTGCTACATTCACGAAGGAGCCTACAGAgtcattcagaagctcctggatcagattaAAGTCATATCAGAGagattgtccacaccatggattcaatcgAGTGCAGCTACTCAGCACTTTCTTCAGCGGCATGGCATATCAGATGGCTCTAGACTCAGCTAGGgatggaaacttcaacactaggaatccagaggaggcgATCAGACTTATTGAGAACTTGGCATCCAacaacagcaccaagaacactgatttcaagaagaaaaaaatcaccCATGCCCTAGGGAAGGAGCAGTTGGAAGATGTAAAAGCTAAGCTggatagtgttcacaagcttctcaagaaACAAGTTAGCTTTGCAGAGGATGTAGAAGCTGTACATGTCAACAACGACATGGACGAAGAGGAGGATGTGAACTTTGTCAGTGGTTCAGGTTTTCAGAATCAGAGGTCTGGAAATCAGAGTGGATACAGAAACTGCTATGGCAATGGCCAGAAGAGTGGATacaaccagagttcacagtacCAGAAAACCTACAGCAGAAACTACAACATCAGCAACAAACCTTATGAAAATTCATACTACCAAAATCAACCACAGCAGACTTGA